From one Luteolibacter sp. SL250 genomic stretch:
- a CDS encoding ComEC/Rec2 family competence protein, whose translation MAGPSMISSMKDRAGKFSGRHPLFAVACVAVCAVIAADWHWAVGGLVAIIGGGIGWFAGKPGRGLVWLVCGLAAVAVFAVRNESRLRAERGLVDTGGRYEAVILADAKGGQGRWSAPARISAGPWKGTRIQWEGSGDLPVAGSSVRGGGNFVELREPRNPEEFDEARWLRRKGVAAVFRSRDNAVHTGPAAAFGAAVRAGFRTAVTEGLEEDSRQAKVIRAIVIGESPADADELVAAFRNSGTLHIFSVSGMHVAMVGGIAWFVLRQLRVSRRLAVLLIVPLVFGYSWITGNSAPAVRSAWMMAVFLLAFSFRRQPDLLNALGAVLLAAMLWDGNLLFQPGVQMSYGVVAAIAVGTAWASRWFGWMAEKDEYLPDSLITGWQARWLLWRKRLATSLSVSTAAWIGSTPLGIWHFGLVTPVALIGTLVLGFPVTLMLGAALFSAALHPLSPRAAGWINVGNGKVADTCVVLAQGLAAIPGSHFTTKPSGEPMLLVYDLDYGAAAACFSGGREGAVLLDCGDPRAFRFRVARSLRGVGIEPDSVVISQPDGGSLGGGSDVWEAFPIRQAWLPVEKARSPVFREWFRDGPAAGVKILRAGEVDELPLPDGARLEVLHVPDPAAQNARSSSRVAVFRLHWRGWKLLLTGDAGTMAENRMLASGRDLSADLVISGRHPSDPTLGAVFLDAVRPQAILASHSEFPGTERLSLRQVEFWESRGITVVHQGKTGGVTIRVDGNGDLLLEGYVDGSVVRLRR comes from the coding sequence ATGGCCGGCCCGTCCATGATTTCCTCGATGAAGGACCGCGCCGGGAAGTTTTCCGGACGCCACCCCCTGTTCGCGGTGGCATGCGTGGCGGTCTGTGCGGTGATCGCGGCGGACTGGCATTGGGCGGTGGGTGGGCTGGTCGCCATCATCGGCGGAGGCATCGGATGGTTTGCCGGAAAGCCGGGGCGGGGGTTGGTCTGGTTGGTGTGTGGGTTGGCCGCCGTCGCCGTGTTCGCGGTGCGGAATGAGAGCCGCCTGCGGGCGGAAAGGGGATTGGTGGACACGGGCGGACGGTATGAAGCCGTCATCCTGGCGGACGCGAAGGGCGGTCAGGGCCGGTGGTCGGCTCCCGCCCGCATTTCCGCCGGGCCATGGAAAGGCACCCGGATCCAGTGGGAAGGCTCGGGTGACCTGCCGGTGGCCGGGTCCTCTGTCCGCGGGGGAGGGAATTTCGTGGAACTGCGGGAGCCGCGGAACCCGGAGGAGTTCGACGAGGCCCGGTGGCTGCGCAGGAAGGGAGTGGCTGCGGTTTTCCGCTCACGGGACAATGCGGTCCACACCGGCCCGGCCGCGGCCTTCGGGGCGGCGGTCCGTGCGGGATTCCGGACGGCGGTCACCGAAGGGCTGGAGGAGGATTCGCGGCAGGCGAAGGTCATCCGTGCCATCGTCATCGGGGAGTCACCGGCGGATGCGGACGAGCTGGTGGCCGCGTTCCGCAACAGTGGAACGCTCCACATTTTCTCTGTCAGCGGCATGCACGTCGCCATGGTGGGCGGCATCGCGTGGTTCGTCCTCCGGCAACTGCGGGTCTCCCGCCGCCTGGCCGTGCTGCTGATCGTGCCGTTGGTCTTCGGCTACTCATGGATCACCGGGAACAGTGCCCCCGCAGTCCGCTCCGCCTGGATGATGGCGGTTTTCCTCCTCGCTTTCAGTTTCCGGCGCCAGCCGGACCTGCTCAATGCACTGGGTGCGGTGCTGCTGGCGGCGATGCTGTGGGACGGGAACCTGTTGTTCCAGCCGGGGGTTCAGATGTCCTACGGGGTGGTCGCCGCCATCGCGGTGGGCACGGCATGGGCGTCCCGGTGGTTCGGGTGGATGGCGGAAAAGGACGAGTATCTGCCGGACAGCCTCATCACCGGGTGGCAGGCGCGCTGGCTCCTGTGGCGGAAACGGCTGGCCACCTCGCTCAGTGTCTCCACCGCCGCCTGGATCGGCTCGACCCCGCTGGGTATCTGGCACTTCGGACTGGTCACTCCAGTAGCGCTGATCGGCACGCTCGTCCTCGGATTTCCGGTGACGCTCATGCTGGGGGCGGCGTTGTTTTCCGCCGCGCTCCATCCCCTCTCGCCGCGAGCCGCCGGATGGATCAACGTGGGGAATGGAAAGGTGGCGGACACTTGTGTGGTTCTGGCGCAGGGGCTGGCCGCCATTCCCGGGTCCCATTTCACGACCAAGCCGTCCGGCGAGCCGATGCTGCTGGTCTATGACCTCGACTACGGGGCCGCCGCCGCGTGTTTCTCCGGGGGGCGGGAGGGCGCGGTGCTGCTGGACTGCGGGGATCCGCGGGCGTTCCGCTTCCGGGTCGCGCGGTCCCTGCGTGGCGTGGGGATCGAGCCGGATTCCGTGGTCATCAGCCAGCCGGACGGCGGGAGCCTGGGCGGTGGGTCCGATGTGTGGGAGGCATTCCCCATCCGCCAGGCATGGCTTCCCGTCGAAAAGGCCCGCAGCCCGGTCTTCCGGGAATGGTTCCGAGATGGCCCGGCGGCCGGGGTGAAAATACTCAGGGCGGGAGAGGTGGATGAACTGCCCCTTCCGGATGGTGCGCGGCTGGAGGTGCTGCATGTGCCGGACCCCGCCGCCCAGAATGCACGGTCATCGAGCCGGGTCGCGGTTTTCCGCCTGCACTGGCGGGGCTGGAAGCTGCTGCTGACGGGGGACGCCGGGACCATGGCGGAAAACCGCATGCTGGCATCCGGCAGGGACCTCTCCGCGGATTTGGTCATCTCCGGGCGGCACCCATCCGATCCCACACTGGGCGCGGTGTTTCTGGATGCGGTGAGGCCGCAGGCCATCCTCGCCTCCCATTCGGAGTTTCCCGGAACGGAGCGGCTGAGTCTCCGGCAGGTGGAGTTCTGGGAATCCCGTGGCATCACCGTGGTGCATCAGGGGAAGACCGGCGGCGTCACCATCCGCGTGGATGGCAACGGGGATCTGCTGCTGGAAGGATATGTGGATGGCTCCGTGGTCAGGCTCAGGCGTTGA
- the accC gene encoding acetyl-CoA carboxylase biotin carboxylase subunit, producing the protein MFKRVLVANRGEIALRIIRACRELGVESVAVYSEADVDSMHVQLADQAVCIGPASSKESYLKADRIIAAAEVTGAEAIHPGYGFLSENARFAEICETSGIKFIGPSAKVISMMGDKATARATAIANNVPITPGSDIMPTAEEALAKAKEIGLPVMIKATAGGGGRGMRPCFKEEDFISLFRAASNEAMAAFGNGECYLEKLVLNPHHIEFQVIADSHGNFIHLGERDCSMQRRNQKIIEECPSPLISPELRARMGEASVNLIRNIGYQNAGTIEYLVDEAGENFYFMEMNTRIQVEHPVTEEVMGCELIKEQIRVAAGEPLSHHVLQAQPRGHSIECRINAEDPYNNFTPSPGNIDLWYAPGGKGVRVDTHVYSGYTVPPHYDSMIAKLIVTGATREIAIARMNRALGEFMIRGIKTTIPFQQEIINHPDFKSGNYDIGWVARYLEQRK; encoded by the coding sequence ATGTTCAAACGCGTCCTGGTCGCCAACCGCGGCGAAATCGCCCTCCGCATCATCCGCGCCTGCCGCGAACTCGGAGTTGAATCCGTCGCCGTCTATTCCGAGGCGGATGTCGATTCGATGCACGTCCAGCTCGCGGACCAGGCGGTCTGCATCGGGCCGGCCTCCAGCAAGGAATCCTACCTCAAGGCGGACCGCATCATCGCCGCCGCGGAGGTCACCGGCGCGGAGGCCATCCACCCGGGCTACGGATTCCTGTCCGAGAACGCCCGCTTCGCGGAAATCTGCGAAACGTCCGGCATCAAGTTCATCGGACCGTCCGCCAAGGTCATCTCCATGATGGGGGACAAGGCGACCGCCCGTGCGACCGCCATCGCCAACAATGTCCCGATCACTCCGGGATCTGACATCATGCCTACCGCTGAGGAAGCGCTGGCGAAGGCGAAGGAGATCGGTCTGCCGGTCATGATCAAGGCGACCGCAGGTGGCGGTGGCCGGGGCATGCGCCCCTGCTTCAAGGAAGAGGACTTCATTTCCCTGTTCCGCGCCGCGTCCAACGAGGCGATGGCCGCCTTTGGCAACGGCGAGTGCTATCTGGAGAAGTTGGTGCTCAACCCGCACCACATTGAGTTCCAGGTCATCGCGGACTCCCACGGCAACTTCATCCATCTGGGTGAGCGCGACTGCTCCATGCAGCGCCGCAACCAGAAGATCATCGAAGAGTGCCCGTCCCCGCTTATTTCCCCGGAGCTCCGCGCGCGGATGGGCGAGGCCTCCGTCAACCTGATCCGGAACATCGGTTACCAGAACGCCGGAACCATCGAGTACCTCGTCGATGAGGCGGGCGAGAATTTCTACTTCATGGAGATGAACACCCGGATCCAGGTGGAGCACCCGGTGACGGAGGAGGTCATGGGCTGCGAGCTCATCAAGGAGCAGATCCGCGTCGCCGCGGGTGAACCGCTTTCCCACCACGTTCTCCAGGCCCAGCCGCGCGGCCACTCCATCGAGTGCCGGATCAACGCGGAGGATCCCTACAACAACTTCACCCCCAGCCCGGGCAACATCGACCTCTGGTACGCCCCCGGCGGCAAGGGCGTCCGCGTGGATACCCACGTCTATTCCGGCTATACCGTCCCGCCGCACTATGACTCGATGATCGCCAAGCTGATCGTCACCGGAGCGACGCGTGAGATCGCCATCGCCCGGATGAACCGCGCACTCGGAGAATTCATGATCCGCGGGATCAAGACCACGATCCCCTTCCAGCAGGAGATCATCAACCACCCGGACTTCAAGAGCGGCAACTACGACATCGGCTGGGTCGCCCGCTACCTGGAGCAGCGGAAGTAA
- the accB gene encoding acetyl-CoA carboxylase biotin carboxyl carrier protein, translating to MDLQEIRRIVELMNEHGLTHFDLTKKDFHLKLKKGADLDDLRGLLSALPAQQAAAPVHVAAAATAPSSSTPAAPAAEGTEITSPMVGTFYRKPAPDAPNFAEVGTAVSEGQTLCIIEAMKVMNEIKAEKSGTICAVVAEDGKPVQYGDVLFRIK from the coding sequence GTGGACCTCCAGGAAATCCGCCGAATCGTCGAACTCATGAACGAGCACGGGCTCACTCATTTCGACCTCACCAAGAAGGACTTTCACCTCAAGCTGAAGAAAGGCGCGGACCTGGATGATCTCCGTGGCCTCCTTTCCGCGCTCCCTGCCCAGCAGGCTGCTGCTCCGGTCCACGTGGCTGCCGCCGCCACCGCCCCATCCTCCTCCACTCCGGCCGCTCCTGCCGCCGAAGGCACCGAGATCACTTCACCGATGGTCGGTACCTTCTACCGCAAACCAGCTCCGGACGCACCGAACTTCGCGGAAGTCGGCACCGCCGTTTCCGAAGGCCAGACCCTCTGCATCATCGAGGCGATGAAGGTCATGAACGAGATCAAGGCCGAGAAATCCGGCACCATCTGCGCTGTGGTCGCCGAGGACGGAAAGCCCGTCCAATACGGCGACGTCCTCTTCCGCATCAAATGA
- the trmB gene encoding tRNA (guanosine(46)-N7)-methyltransferase TrmB, with protein sequence MSDSQPLNILPRPAMASEFVPEHYFRRLEKSALVHGDRPLEVDLGCGDGSFLMEMAAHHPERDFLGVERLLGRVRKVCKKATKRGLTNCRVLRLESRYTVEWILPPESISRLHLLCPDPWPKFKHRRRRIVQQEFLEAVWSGLVPGGEFLFMTDHEEYFAWAEEKVAVFGRFERLEWEEDTFFYPKTDFQLQWEAEGKVMFRLRGRKAVNA encoded by the coding sequence GTGAGCGATTCCCAGCCTCTCAACATCCTCCCCCGCCCCGCGATGGCGAGCGAATTCGTTCCGGAGCACTATTTCCGGAGGTTGGAGAAATCCGCCCTGGTGCATGGGGACAGGCCGCTGGAGGTGGACCTGGGCTGTGGCGATGGCTCCTTTCTCATGGAAATGGCGGCGCACCATCCGGAGCGGGACTTCCTGGGCGTGGAGCGCCTGCTGGGGCGGGTGCGGAAGGTCTGCAAGAAGGCGACGAAGCGCGGCCTCACGAACTGCAGGGTGCTGCGGCTGGAGAGCCGCTATACGGTCGAGTGGATCCTTCCACCGGAGTCCATCTCCCGCCTGCACCTGCTCTGCCCGGACCCGTGGCCGAAGTTCAAGCACCGCCGCCGTCGCATCGTGCAGCAGGAATTTCTGGAAGCGGTGTGGAGCGGACTGGTCCCGGGCGGCGAGTTTCTTTTCATGACCGATCACGAAGAATACTTCGCGTGGGCGGAGGAAAAAGTCGCGGTGTTCGGCAGGTTCGAGCGCCTGGAGTGGGAGGAAGACACGTTTTTCTATCCGAAGACAGACTTCCAGCTCCAGTGGGAGGCTGAGGGAAAAGTGATGTTCCGCCTGCGCGGGCGGAAGGCGGTCAACGCCTGA
- a CDS encoding histone deacetylase has translation MSLDSRRNIRESGVMRCFYSQDFELALPAGHPFPMEKFRVSKDMLLEGGILKPEEIIDVRAADVHLLQRVHERDYIGKIQSGALDRKEQILLGLPVDGKLFARSATEVEATRRACHAALEEGVGVCLAGGTHHAFSEHGEGYCVFNDIAIAIRDLQEKQPAIKVMVVDTDAHQGNGTAAILGNDPRVFTYSIHVGKNYPTKKITGSLDVETIRYVEGEMYLQQLFGTLAKALDDFAPDLVIWISGADNHRNDRFGQMHLSLKDIQRRDEVLLSAFIRNRIPVAILYGGGYNRQPEFTAKLHRNTIATAKRLAAQYRGL, from the coding sequence ATGTCTCTGGACTCCCGGCGGAACATCCGTGAGTCTGGTGTCATGCGCTGCTTCTACTCACAGGATTTCGAACTCGCCCTGCCGGCGGGCCATCCGTTCCCGATGGAGAAATTCCGGGTGTCGAAGGACATGCTACTGGAGGGCGGCATCCTGAAGCCGGAGGAGATCATCGACGTGCGCGCGGCGGACGTCCATCTGCTCCAGCGGGTGCATGAGCGGGACTACATCGGCAAGATCCAGTCCGGCGCGCTGGACCGGAAGGAGCAGATCCTGCTCGGACTGCCGGTGGACGGAAAGCTTTTCGCGCGCAGCGCGACGGAAGTGGAGGCGACCCGCCGGGCCTGCCACGCCGCGCTGGAGGAAGGCGTGGGCGTCTGCCTGGCCGGCGGCACCCACCATGCCTTCAGTGAGCACGGTGAAGGCTACTGCGTCTTCAACGACATCGCCATCGCCATCCGCGACCTCCAGGAAAAACAGCCCGCCATCAAGGTGATGGTGGTGGACACGGACGCGCACCAGGGCAACGGCACGGCCGCCATCCTGGGAAATGACCCGCGCGTCTTCACCTACTCCATCCACGTCGGGAAGAACTACCCGACGAAGAAGATCACCGGCTCCCTGGATGTGGAGACCATCCGCTATGTGGAGGGGGAAATGTATCTGCAGCAGCTTTTCGGCACGCTGGCGAAGGCGCTGGATGACTTCGCGCCGGATCTGGTCATCTGGATCTCCGGGGCGGACAACCACCGCAACGACCGCTTCGGCCAGATGCACCTTTCCCTGAAGGACATCCAGCGGCGGGACGAGGTGCTGCTTTCCGCGTTCATCAGGAACCGCATCCCGGTGGCCATCCTCTACGGCGGCGGCTACAACCGGCAGCCGGAGTTCACGGCAAAGCTGCACCGCAACACCATCGCCACGGCGAAGCGGCTGGCGGCGCAATACCGCGGGCTTTGA
- a CDS encoding tetratricopeptide repeat protein has protein sequence MRWLGLLLALAVVGGSWFMFHRSGEKLEVLENRIDALLESGDQEVEIPGLEHEIHSLETTRTFNGILLAIGSAAFLGTLFVTFILPSWASRVSQSVYGSNAEVDDPATLREARALVAKGEYEAAIATFRKAVEEDPANCMPWTEIARIHSRHLDQPAAAVATLNEALASRDWPQEEQSFLLFRLADLYNEDPQGRGQAVAMLRRVIQSFPDSRHAMNARQRLKEWGVA, from the coding sequence ATGAGATGGCTCGGTCTGCTGCTGGCGCTGGCGGTTGTGGGGGGCAGTTGGTTCATGTTTCACCGCTCCGGCGAGAAGTTGGAGGTGCTGGAGAACCGCATCGACGCGCTGCTGGAGTCCGGCGACCAAGAGGTGGAGATCCCCGGCCTGGAGCATGAGATCCACTCACTGGAGACCACCCGTACCTTCAATGGTATCCTGCTGGCCATCGGCAGTGCGGCGTTCCTGGGTACCCTGTTCGTGACCTTCATTCTGCCAAGCTGGGCCAGCCGCGTTTCCCAATCCGTCTATGGCAGCAACGCGGAAGTGGACGATCCGGCCACCCTCCGGGAAGCCCGGGCGCTGGTGGCGAAAGGGGAGTATGAGGCGGCCATCGCCACCTTCCGGAAAGCGGTGGAGGAGGATCCCGCCAACTGCATGCCGTGGACGGAGATCGCCCGCATCCACTCCCGCCACCTCGACCAACCGGCGGCAGCGGTGGCCACCCTCAATGAGGCGCTCGCTTCCCGGGACTGGCCGCAGGAGGAGCAGTCCTTCCTCCTGTTCCGTCTCGCGGACCTTTACAATGAGGATCCGCAGGGCAGGGGGCAGGCGGTGGCGATGCTGCGGCGGGTCATCCAGTCGTTCCCGGATTCCCGCCATGCCATGAACGCCCGCCAGCGGCTGAAAGAGTGGGGAGTGGCCTGA